A window of the Candidatus Polarisedimenticolaceae bacterium genome harbors these coding sequences:
- a CDS encoding NADH-quinone oxidoreductase subunit N: MAEFSIPLILPVLILVAWALLILLFHSAFEREQTGLLDRLLSPWTWSLLGTGFAAWACLKQWAITVVEPQTTAYGMVRVDRFGIYMSLLVLAAGFLTLVFSSRFLSREGAEEPEFYAMALLALAGMVLMLETTNLMMILIGLETFSLTLYVLCGLTRGRVRAIEAALKYFLLGAFSSGFLVYGLALTYGSTGTLSLSQMSADRTSPMLAIALGLVVVGFAFKIAAVPFHQWVPDVYTGAPTNVTGFMAAATKAVAFAALLRVLVGAFGAKAALWVPLVTWLAIVTMTVANLVALAQTNIKRLLAFSSIAHAGYLLIAVVCLPALGIRAILFYLTTYAFMTIGAFAVAAAVGGGDERGESGYDFISSWAGLGRRHPWLALAMTVFLLSMAGIPPTGGFFGKYLIFQAAVESRAWLLVIVGSLNAVVAVYYYLGVIMTMWFKEPDGEVATAGPVPPSFAAVLTIAAAVVLWLGLAPSFLLDLASGLWTTLT; the protein is encoded by the coding sequence ATGGCGGAATTCTCGATCCCGCTCATTCTCCCCGTCCTGATCCTCGTCGCCTGGGCGCTCCTCATCCTGCTGTTCCATTCGGCGTTCGAGCGCGAGCAGACGGGTCTGCTCGACCGCCTGCTCTCGCCGTGGACGTGGTCGCTCCTCGGCACGGGGTTCGCGGCGTGGGCGTGCCTCAAGCAGTGGGCGATCACGGTCGTCGAGCCCCAGACGACCGCCTACGGGATGGTCCGCGTCGACCGCTTCGGCATCTACATGAGCCTCCTCGTGCTCGCGGCCGGCTTCCTCACGCTCGTCTTCTCGTCGCGCTTCCTCTCGCGCGAGGGGGCGGAGGAGCCCGAGTTCTACGCGATGGCGCTCCTGGCGCTCGCGGGCATGGTCCTCATGCTCGAGACGACGAACCTCATGATGATCCTGATCGGGCTCGAGACCTTCTCCCTGACCCTCTACGTGCTCTGCGGCCTCACGCGCGGACGCGTCCGCGCGATCGAAGCCGCGCTCAAGTACTTCCTGCTCGGCGCGTTCTCCTCGGGATTCCTCGTGTACGGCCTCGCCCTGACGTACGGCTCGACCGGCACCCTCTCGCTCTCGCAGATGTCGGCCGACCGTACGTCGCCGATGCTCGCGATCGCGCTCGGGCTCGTCGTCGTCGGGTTCGCGTTCAAGATCGCCGCGGTGCCGTTCCACCAGTGGGTGCCGGACGTCTACACCGGCGCCCCGACGAACGTCACCGGGTTCATGGCGGCCGCGACGAAGGCGGTCGCCTTCGCCGCGCTCCTGCGCGTCCTCGTCGGCGCCTTCGGCGCGAAGGCGGCGCTCTGGGTGCCGCTCGTCACCTGGCTCGCGATCGTCACGATGACGGTCGCGAACCTGGTCGCGCTCGCCCAGACGAACATCAAGCGCCTCCTCGCCTTCTCGTCGATCGCGCACGCGGGCTACCTGCTCATCGCGGTCGTCTGCCTCCCCGCGCTCGGCATCCGGGCGATCCTCTTCTACCTGACGACGTACGCTTTCATGACGATCGGCGCGTTCGCGGTGGCGGCGGCGGTCGGCGGCGGCGACGAGCGCGGAGAGAGCGGCTACGACTTCATCTCGTCGTGGGCGGGCCTCGGGCGGCGTCATCCGTGGCTCGCGCTCGCGATGACGGTGTTCCTGCTCTCGATGGCCGGGATCCCGCCGACCGGCGGCTTCTTCGGCAAGTACCTCATCTTCCAAGCCGCCGTCGAATCGCGCGCGTGGCTGCTCGTGATCGTCGGCTCACTCAACGCCGTCGTGGCGGTGTACTACTACCTCGGCGTCATCATGACGATGTGGTTCAAGGAGCCCGACGGCGAGGTCGCGACCGCGGGCCCGGTGCCGCCGTCGTTCGCGGCGGTGCTCACGATCGCCGCTGCCGTCGTGCTGTGGCTGGGCCTGGCGCCGTCGTTCCTCCTCGATCTCGCGAGCGGTCTCTGGACCACGTTGACCTAG
- the nuoL gene encoding NADH-quinone oxidoreductase subunit L — MLKLIGLIPVLPLVGVAINGLFGRRMSKRAVGLVGCGVVLAALIVSAGAVLDLSHLPADARYFETSFGTWLPLGPAGPHNEAVTIDWGFALDPLSAIMILVVTGVGFLIHVYSVGYMAHEEGFARFFVYLNLFLSMMLTLVLGSNLLVTFVGWEGVGLCSYLLIGFFYDRPFDVRTGLTCADAGRKAFLVNRIGDFAFVIGMLYLVTQFATLHYRTVATAVAGAGDTHHALLVAVGLLLFIGACGKSAQIPLYVWLPDAMAGPTPVSALIHAATMVTAGVYMVTRMSGLYVHAPEAMGVIAAVGALTAVFAATMGITATDIKKVLAYSTVSQLGYMFAAAGVGAWTAAIFHLMTHAFFKALLFLGAGSVIHGQHGEQDITKMGGLRTKMPVTFLTFLVATLAISGIVPLAGFFSKDEILWGAWSGGNKIVWGALAFAAGLTAFYMFRLAFLVFYGSYRGEHHVFDHAHESPRSMTVPLSILAVLSAVGGFVGIPAALTGGKDLNVFHHWLAPAVAVAEAGAEEHSVALEVGLMGLALAIALTGIGFAWLVYRKRPGSAGAIAGRFRPVYALWRNLYWVDELYEAVILKPFYAVSRFFAGFDRWVVDGLVNASAIGTDVVGQLLKLFQTGYVRNYALLFLMGVAAILVYLTV; from the coding sequence ATGCTGAAGCTCATCGGCCTCATCCCCGTTCTGCCCCTCGTCGGCGTCGCGATCAACGGCCTGTTCGGCCGGCGGATGTCGAAGCGCGCGGTCGGTCTCGTCGGCTGCGGCGTCGTGCTCGCCGCCCTGATCGTCTCGGCGGGGGCCGTCCTCGACCTCTCGCATCTTCCGGCGGACGCGCGCTACTTCGAGACCTCGTTCGGGACGTGGCTTCCGCTCGGCCCCGCGGGTCCGCACAACGAGGCGGTGACGATCGACTGGGGATTCGCGCTCGACCCGCTCTCGGCGATCATGATCCTCGTCGTCACCGGCGTCGGGTTCTTGATCCACGTCTACAGCGTCGGCTACATGGCGCATGAAGAGGGGTTCGCCCGCTTCTTCGTCTACCTCAACCTCTTCCTGTCGATGATGCTGACCCTCGTCCTCGGGTCGAACCTCCTCGTGACGTTCGTCGGCTGGGAAGGGGTCGGGCTCTGCTCGTACCTCCTCATCGGCTTCTTCTACGACCGTCCGTTCGACGTGCGCACGGGGCTCACCTGCGCCGACGCCGGCCGGAAGGCGTTCCTCGTCAATCGCATCGGCGACTTCGCGTTCGTGATCGGCATGCTCTACCTCGTGACGCAGTTCGCGACCCTCCACTACCGGACGGTCGCGACCGCCGTCGCCGGCGCCGGCGACACGCACCACGCGCTCCTCGTCGCCGTGGGCCTGCTCCTCTTCATCGGCGCGTGCGGCAAGTCGGCGCAGATCCCGCTCTACGTCTGGCTCCCCGACGCGATGGCCGGCCCGACTCCGGTGTCGGCACTCATCCACGCCGCGACGATGGTGACCGCCGGCGTCTACATGGTCACGCGGATGTCGGGACTCTACGTGCACGCCCCCGAGGCGATGGGAGTCATCGCCGCCGTCGGCGCATTGACGGCGGTCTTCGCGGCGACGATGGGGATCACCGCGACCGACATCAAGAAGGTCCTCGCCTACTCGACGGTCAGCCAGCTCGGCTACATGTTCGCCGCGGCGGGGGTCGGCGCGTGGACGGCCGCGATCTTCCACCTCATGACCCACGCCTTCTTCAAGGCGCTCCTCTTCCTCGGCGCCGGCAGCGTCATCCACGGGCAGCACGGGGAGCAGGACATCACGAAGATGGGCGGCCTGCGCACGAAGATGCCGGTGACGTTCCTCACGTTCCTCGTGGCGACCCTCGCCATCTCGGGGATCGTCCCGCTCGCCGGCTTCTTCTCGAAGGACGAGATCCTCTGGGGCGCCTGGTCGGGCGGGAACAAGATCGTCTGGGGGGCGCTCGCCTTCGCCGCGGGCCTCACCGCGTTCTACATGTTCCGCCTCGCGTTCCTGGTGTTCTACGGGTCGTACCGCGGCGAGCACCACGTCTTCGACCACGCGCACGAGTCGCCCCGCTCGATGACGGTGCCCCTCTCGATCCTCGCCGTCCTTTCCGCGGTCGGCGGCTTCGTCGGGATTCCGGCGGCGCTCACGGGCGGTAAGGACCTGAACGTCTTCCATCACTGGCTCGCGCCGGCGGTGGCGGTCGCGGAGGCCGGAGCCGAGGAGCACAGCGTCGCGCTCGAGGTCGGTCTCATGGGGCTCGCCCTCGCGATCGCCCTCACCGGGATCGGCTTCGCGTGGCTCGTCTACCGCAAGCGGCCGGGCAGCGCCGGCGCGATCGCGGGCCGCTTCCGGCCGGTCTACGCGCTCTGGCGCAACCTCTACTGGGTCGACGAGCTGTACGAGGCGGTGATCCTGAAGCCGTTCTACGCGGTCTCCCGCTTCTTCGCCGGCTTCGACCGCTGGGTCGTCGACGGGCTCGTCAACGCGAGCGCGATCGGCACCGACGTCGTCGGCCAGCTCCTCAAGCTGTTCCAGACGGGCTACGTGAGGAACTATGCGCTTCTCTTCCTGATGGGGGTCGCCGCGATCCTCGTCTACCTCACGGTGTGA
- the nuoK gene encoding NADH-quinone oxidoreductase subunit NuoK has product MIDPRLVLLLSAVLFSIGVAGVLLRRGAITILMCVELMLNAANLAFIAFARITGGTEAQIYVFFIMALAAAEAAAGLAIVIALFRLRDTTDVDEINLLRW; this is encoded by the coding sequence GTGATCGACCCGCGCCTCGTCCTCCTCCTCTCTGCCGTGCTGTTCTCGATCGGCGTCGCCGGCGTGCTCCTGCGCCGCGGCGCGATCACGATCCTCATGTGCGTCGAGCTGATGCTCAACGCCGCGAACCTCGCCTTCATCGCGTTCGCGCGGATCACGGGCGGGACCGAAGCGCAGATCTACGTCTTCTTCATCATGGCGCTCGCCGCGGCCGAGGCCGCTGCGGGGCTCGCGATCGTCATCGCCCTGTTCCGCCTCCGGGACACGACGGACGTCGACGAGATCAACCTCCTCCGGTGGTGA
- a CDS encoding NADH-quinone oxidoreductase subunit J → MTLVAFYVLALLIVASALVVITSRNPVGSAVALAFNLCAIAGVFMVLDAQFIGLLQVIVYAGAIMVLILFVIMLLNLREEQRAHPAGTFQRILAPVATLVFAIVLGRALWASVPSAFPPAPDRFGTAASVGQDLFGRFYYPFEAISLLLVVAMVGAVLLAKKRLS, encoded by the coding sequence ATGACGCTCGTCGCCTTCTACGTCCTGGCGCTCCTCATCGTCGCCTCGGCGCTCGTCGTCATCACGAGCCGGAACCCGGTGGGCTCTGCCGTCGCGCTCGCGTTCAACCTGTGCGCGATCGCCGGCGTCTTCATGGTGCTCGACGCGCAGTTCATCGGCCTCTTGCAGGTCATCGTCTACGCCGGCGCGATCATGGTCCTCATCCTCTTCGTGATCATGCTCTTGAACCTCCGCGAGGAGCAGCGCGCGCATCCGGCCGGCACGTTCCAGCGCATCCTGGCGCCGGTGGCCACCCTCGTCTTCGCGATCGTCCTCGGCCGCGCGCTCTGGGCGTCCGTCCCGTCGGCGTTCCCGCCGGCGCCCGACCGGTTCGGGACGGCGGCGTCGGTCGGGCAGGACCTCTTCGGACGCTTCTACTATCCGTTCGAGGCGATCTCGCTCCTGCTCGTCGTCGCGATGGTCGGCGCGGTCCTCCTCGCCAAGAAGAGGCTCTCGTGA
- the nuoH gene encoding NADH-quinone oxidoreductase subunit NuoH — MDLLALLTSDPVIALVKIVVVFSLLMLCVSIMTWVERRVSAIIQYRLGPNRVGPFGLFQPFADGIKFIQKEDIVPAEANKFFYLMAPVLAVVPALCAFAVVPFGPEVVIFGKKVSLVILDLDGGLLWAFAATGLGVYALVLAGWSSNSKFSLMGGLRSSAQMISYELPLILAVTSVVLVSGSLRPTTIVAQQAGGFWHWYVFSGGIPLLGFILFTVAGYAETNRTPFDLPEAEGELVAGYHTEYSGMRFAAFFMGEYINMMTSSALGITLFLGGWQVGLPKAWLPEPGWALWSMQIGAFVAKMAFFQFLYVWVRWTLPRFRYDQLMNLGWKGLLPISLANLAGTAILVVYGVVGH; from the coding sequence ATGGATCTCCTCGCCCTTCTCACGTCGGATCCGGTGATCGCGCTCGTCAAGATCGTCGTCGTCTTCAGCCTGCTCATGCTCTGCGTCTCGATCATGACGTGGGTCGAGCGGCGCGTGTCCGCGATCATCCAGTACCGTCTGGGCCCGAACCGCGTCGGCCCGTTCGGGCTCTTCCAGCCGTTCGCCGACGGGATCAAGTTCATTCAAAAGGAAGACATCGTCCCCGCCGAGGCGAACAAGTTCTTCTACCTCATGGCCCCGGTGCTCGCCGTCGTGCCGGCCCTGTGCGCCTTCGCCGTCGTTCCGTTCGGCCCCGAGGTCGTGATCTTCGGGAAGAAAGTGTCGCTCGTCATCCTCGACCTGGACGGCGGCCTCCTGTGGGCGTTCGCCGCGACCGGCCTCGGCGTCTATGCGCTCGTGCTCGCCGGCTGGTCGTCGAACAGCAAGTTCTCGCTCATGGGCGGGCTTCGCTCATCCGCGCAGATGATCTCGTACGAGCTGCCGCTCATCCTCGCGGTGACCTCCGTGGTCCTGGTCTCGGGAAGCCTCCGGCCGACGACGATCGTCGCGCAGCAGGCGGGCGGGTTCTGGCACTGGTATGTGTTCTCCGGCGGCATCCCGCTGCTCGGGTTCATCCTGTTCACCGTTGCGGGCTACGCCGAGACGAACCGCACGCCGTTCGATCTCCCCGAGGCCGAAGGCGAGCTCGTTGCCGGCTACCACACCGAGTACTCGGGGATGCGCTTCGCCGCGTTCTTCATGGGCGAGTACATCAACATGATGACCAGCTCCGCGCTGGGGATCACGCTCTTCCTGGGCGGCTGGCAGGTCGGGCTTCCCAAGGCGTGGCTCCCCGAGCCGGGCTGGGCCCTGTGGTCGATGCAGATCGGCGCGTTCGTCGCGAAGATGGCGTTCTTCCAGTTCCTGTACGTGTGGGTCCGCTGGACGCTGCCGCGCTTCCGGTACGACCAGCTCATGAACCTCGGCTGGAAGGGGCTGCTTCCGATCTCGCTCGCGAACCTCGCGGGCACGGCGATCCTGGTCGTCTACGGCGTCGTGGGGCACTGA
- a CDS encoding 2Fe-2S iron-sulfur cluster-binding protein, translating into MPKVTIDGQELEVAAGTTILNACQQRGREIPHYCYHPGLTIAGNCRMCLVEVEKAPKLVIGCYTPVAEGMVVHTASEKVVTARAAMMEFFLINHPLDCPICDQAGECRLQEYAVEYGDGESRYTEPKLALSKAVDIGPHVMLDQERCIQCSRCIRFCDEVTKTGELGFFERGERSQIGIFPGKRLDNAYSGNVVDLCPVGALTLKEFRFATRVWYLKNTPTICGGCARGCNVVVGVGQQQTMMTTTGQLDDRVKRIVPRVNEAVNGHWICDEGRLSYEREQQATRLETPQKAGTGTTYDEAVQAAAATLKAGKPAMLASARLVAEDLFAWKSLIVALGGTSTSFRRVVRGGDDAILYRADKGANSKGAEWILGSAASEAPGSGPLLVLGDTLDPQDTAPKVAGRPVVFVGPFVSGAAEGAAVAIPSASWSEADGTFVNFEGRAQRVRRCHLPLGEARPGWRIAMDIAEAAGVSLPAWGSADDVLADLAKAVREFEGVTPETLGLLGVPAAAAARA; encoded by the coding sequence ATGCCGAAGGTCACGATCGACGGCCAGGAGCTCGAGGTCGCCGCCGGGACGACGATCCTGAACGCGTGCCAGCAGCGCGGCCGCGAGATCCCGCACTACTGCTACCACCCGGGGCTCACGATCGCGGGCAACTGCCGCATGTGCCTCGTCGAGGTCGAGAAGGCGCCGAAGCTCGTCATCGGCTGCTACACGCCGGTCGCCGAGGGAATGGTCGTCCACACGGCGAGCGAGAAGGTGGTCACGGCGCGCGCGGCGATGATGGAGTTCTTCCTCATCAACCACCCGCTCGACTGCCCGATCTGCGACCAGGCGGGGGAGTGCCGCCTCCAGGAGTACGCGGTCGAGTACGGCGACGGCGAGAGCCGCTACACCGAGCCGAAGCTCGCGCTCTCGAAAGCGGTCGACATCGGGCCGCACGTCATGCTCGACCAAGAGCGCTGCATCCAGTGCAGCCGCTGCATCCGCTTCTGCGACGAGGTCACGAAGACCGGCGAGCTCGGCTTCTTCGAGCGCGGCGAGCGCAGCCAGATCGGGATCTTTCCCGGCAAGCGGCTCGACAACGCCTACTCGGGGAACGTCGTCGACCTCTGCCCGGTGGGCGCGCTCACGCTCAAGGAGTTCCGCTTCGCGACGCGCGTCTGGTACCTGAAGAACACGCCGACGATCTGCGGCGGCTGCGCGCGCGGCTGCAACGTCGTCGTCGGCGTCGGCCAGCAGCAGACGATGATGACGACCACGGGGCAGCTCGACGATCGCGTCAAGCGCATCGTCCCGCGCGTCAACGAGGCGGTCAACGGCCACTGGATCTGCGACGAAGGCCGCCTTTCCTACGAGCGCGAGCAGCAGGCGACCCGGCTCGAGACGCCGCAGAAAGCCGGCACCGGGACGACCTACGACGAAGCGGTGCAAGCGGCCGCGGCGACCCTGAAGGCGGGCAAGCCCGCGATGCTCGCGTCCGCGCGTCTCGTCGCCGAAGACCTCTTCGCCTGGAAGTCGCTCATCGTCGCGCTCGGCGGGACGTCGACGAGCTTCCGCCGCGTCGTCCGCGGCGGGGACGACGCGATCCTCTACCGCGCCGACAAGGGCGCGAACTCCAAGGGAGCGGAGTGGATCCTCGGCTCGGCCGCGAGCGAGGCCCCGGGCTCGGGCCCGCTCCTCGTGCTCGGCGACACGCTCGACCCGCAGGACACCGCGCCGAAGGTTGCCGGCCGGCCGGTGGTCTTCGTGGGGCCGTTCGTGTCCGGCGCCGCCGAAGGCGCCGCCGTCGCGATCCCGTCGGCATCGTGGTCGGAAGCAGACGGCACCTTCGTCAACTTCGAAGGGCGCGCGCAGCGCGTGCGGCGCTGCCACCTGCCGCTCGGCGAGGCGCGTCCCGGCTGGCGGATCGCGATGGACATCGCGGAGGCCGCGGGCGTTTCGCTTCCCGCGTGGGGGTCGGCCGACGACGTGCTCGCCGATCTCGCCAAGGCGGTGCGCGAGTTCGAGGGCGTGACGCCCGAGACCCTCGGCCTTCTCGGCGTGCCGGCCGCGGCGGCGGCGCGGGCCTGA
- the nuoF gene encoding NADH-quinone oxidoreductase subunit NuoF, whose amino-acid sequence MERILTRNVDKENSTTLAVYEASGGYQALRKVTSSMTPDQVTDEVKKSGLRGRGGAGFGCGLKWSFMPKEVAAGRPHYFLINADESEPGTFKDRLLMEKDPHLVIEGSLLGAYAIRASKVYIYIRGEFVHAANVLDRAIEEAYAKRYAGANILGTAWSCDVIVHRGAGAYICGEETALMSSLVGDRGYPRLKPPFPAASGVWGCPTTINNVETVANVPFIIERGADWFLSVGKAPKNTGPKLYCLSGHVKRPGVYEAPLGLPLRELIYDLGGGMLHDDRPLKAVIPGGSSVPVLRADECDVDLDFDALAAKGTMLGSAGLMVMDSSTCMVGAMARIAHFYRHESCGQCTPCREGCGWLERILQRIESGRGLQQDLDLLLSISNNIIGNTICALGDAAAMPAISFVTKFRDEFQHHIDHKACLASTRALQGVG is encoded by the coding sequence ATGGAACGCATCCTCACGCGCAACGTCGACAAGGAGAATTCCACGACCCTCGCCGTCTACGAGGCGTCGGGTGGCTACCAGGCGCTGCGCAAAGTCACGTCGTCGATGACTCCCGACCAGGTCACCGACGAGGTCAAGAAGTCGGGCCTGAGGGGACGCGGCGGCGCCGGGTTCGGCTGCGGTCTCAAGTGGTCGTTCATGCCGAAGGAGGTCGCGGCGGGCCGTCCGCACTACTTCCTCATCAACGCCGACGAGTCCGAGCCGGGAACGTTCAAGGACCGGCTGCTCATGGAGAAGGACCCGCACCTCGTCATCGAGGGGTCGCTCCTCGGGGCGTACGCGATCAGGGCGTCGAAGGTCTACATCTACATCCGCGGCGAGTTCGTCCATGCCGCGAACGTGCTCGACCGCGCGATCGAAGAGGCGTACGCGAAGCGCTATGCGGGCGCGAACATCCTCGGCACCGCATGGAGCTGCGACGTCATCGTCCACCGCGGCGCCGGCGCGTACATCTGCGGCGAAGAGACGGCGCTCATGTCGTCGCTCGTCGGAGACCGCGGCTACCCGCGCCTCAAGCCGCCGTTCCCGGCGGCCTCCGGCGTCTGGGGCTGCCCGACGACGATCAACAACGTCGAGACGGTGGCGAACGTGCCGTTCATCATCGAGCGCGGCGCCGACTGGTTCCTGTCGGTCGGCAAGGCGCCGAAGAACACCGGGCCCAAGCTCTACTGCCTCTCCGGGCACGTCAAGCGCCCCGGCGTCTACGAGGCGCCGCTCGGCCTGCCCCTTCGCGAGCTGATCTACGACCTCGGCGGCGGGATGCTCCACGACGATCGCCCGCTCAAGGCGGTCATCCCCGGCGGGTCGTCGGTTCCGGTCCTGCGGGCGGACGAGTGCGACGTCGATCTCGACTTCGACGCGCTCGCAGCGAAGGGCACGATGCTTGGCTCGGCGGGGCTCATGGTCATGGACAGCAGCACGTGCATGGTCGGGGCGATGGCTCGCATCGCGCACTTCTACCGCCACGAGTCGTGCGGGCAGTGCACGCCGTGCCGCGAGGGATGCGGCTGGCTCGAGCGGATCCTCCAGCGCATCGAGAGCGGGCGCGGCCTCCAGCAAGACCTGGATCTGCTCCTCTCGATCTCGAACAACATCATCGGCAACACGATCTGCGCTTTAGGAGATGCCGCGGCGATGCCCGCGATCTCCTTCGTCACGAAGTTCCGGGACGAGTTCCAGCACCACATCGACCACAAGGCGTGCCTCGCGTCGACGCGCGCGCTCCAGGGGGTCGGCTAG
- a CDS encoding NAD(P)H-dependent oxidoreductase subunit E, whose protein sequence is MYGADFEKRVDSLVARYPQPKAALLPVLWEVQRAHGWVPLEAEEWVARRLNVAPSHVHGCVTFYTMYKQRPTGKYHIQVCTTLSCMLRGSDPLLEHLEKKLKIKTGETTPDGKFSLVRVECLGSCGTAPMFQLNDDYHENLTLEKVDGLLESLP, encoded by the coding sequence ATGTACGGCGCTGACTTCGAGAAGAGGGTCGACTCCCTCGTCGCGCGGTACCCGCAGCCGAAGGCGGCGCTTTTGCCGGTGCTGTGGGAGGTCCAGCGCGCGCACGGCTGGGTGCCGCTCGAGGCCGAGGAGTGGGTCGCGCGGCGCTTGAACGTCGCCCCGTCGCACGTTCACGGCTGCGTGACCTTCTACACGATGTACAAGCAGCGGCCGACCGGGAAGTACCACATCCAGGTGTGCACGACTCTCTCGTGCATGCTGCGCGGGTCGGATCCGCTCCTCGAGCACCTCGAGAAGAAGCTCAAGATCAAGACGGGGGAGACGACCCCCGACGGCAAGTTCTCGCTCGTGCGCGTCGAGTGCCTCGGCTCGTGCGGCACCGCGCCGATGTTCCAGCTCAACGACGACTACCACGAGAACCTCACGCTCGAGAAGGTCGACGGCCTCCTCGAGAGCCTCCCGTAG
- the nuoD gene encoding NADH dehydrogenase (quinone) subunit D, translating into MPVAFDVSPDHGDTLTINMGPSHPATHGVLRCILKLDGETVVGCDAVIGYLHRGMEKIAENRTYLQFIPYTDRMDYLSPLAANVGFALAVEKLLGIEVPPRCEVLRVMCAELARIGSHLVWLGTSALDLGAATMFFHTFKDREWHYDLVEDLTGARLTTSFTRVGGVAYDASADWLKRLREFVDAMPGRIDDYEGLLTKNTIWLKRTQGVGKLTAAEALSYGCTGPVLRASGVSYDVRKAKPYSGYQNYDFKVPVGTEGDVYDRYLVRVEEMRQSVRILDQALKNIPDGPVNVDDPKVFLPPKKKVLTKMEELIHQFMIVTEGFECPPGEVYLATEVPKGELGFYIVSEGGRSPYRLRIRAAAFNNLASLAHQVQGELVADVVACIGSIDPVMGEVDR; encoded by the coding sequence ATGCCGGTCGCGTTCGATGTCTCCCCGGATCACGGCGATACGCTGACGATCAACATGGGCCCGTCGCACCCGGCGACCCACGGCGTGCTCCGCTGCATCCTCAAGCTCGATGGTGAGACGGTCGTCGGCTGCGACGCGGTCATCGGCTACCTGCACCGCGGGATGGAGAAGATCGCCGAGAACCGGACCTATCTCCAGTTCATCCCCTACACCGACCGGATGGACTACCTGAGCCCGCTCGCGGCGAACGTCGGCTTCGCGCTCGCGGTCGAGAAGCTCCTCGGGATCGAGGTCCCGCCGCGGTGCGAAGTGCTCCGCGTCATGTGCGCCGAGCTCGCGCGCATCGGCTCGCACCTCGTGTGGCTCGGCACCTCCGCGCTCGATCTCGGCGCGGCGACGATGTTCTTCCACACCTTCAAGGACCGCGAGTGGCACTACGACCTCGTCGAGGACCTGACAGGTGCGCGGCTCACGACGTCGTTCACGCGCGTCGGCGGCGTGGCGTACGACGCCAGCGCCGATTGGCTCAAGCGCCTCCGTGAATTCGTCGACGCGATGCCCGGCCGGATCGACGACTACGAAGGCCTCCTCACCAAGAACACGATCTGGCTCAAGCGCACGCAGGGAGTCGGCAAGCTCACCGCCGCGGAGGCGCTCTCGTACGGCTGCACCGGGCCGGTGCTGCGCGCGTCGGGGGTCTCCTACGACGTGCGGAAGGCGAAGCCGTACAGCGGCTACCAGAATTACGACTTCAAGGTGCCGGTCGGCACCGAGGGCGACGTCTACGACCGCTACCTCGTCCGCGTCGAGGAGATGCGGCAGTCGGTCCGCATCCTCGACCAGGCCCTGAAGAACATTCCCGACGGCCCGGTCAACGTCGACGATCCGAAGGTCTTCCTCCCTCCCAAGAAGAAAGTGCTCACGAAGATGGAGGAGCTGATCCATCAGTTCATGATCGTCACCGAAGGGTTTGAGTGCCCGCCCGGTGAGGTTTACCTCGCAACCGAGGTCCCCAAGGGCGAGCTGGGCTTCTACATCGTCTCCGAGGGCGGCCGCTCGCCCTATCGCCTGCGCATCCGCGCGGCTGCATTCAACAACCTCGCGAGCCTCGCGCATCAGGTGCAGGGCGAGCTCGTGGCCGACGTCGTCGCCTGCATCGGGAGCATCGACCCGGTCATGGGCGAGGTCGACCGATGA
- a CDS encoding NADH-quinone oxidoreductase subunit C — protein sequence MAEGEKAVELLKARFPDAVLETASFRDQWWAVVTSKDWFRAAQWLRDDPETDFTVLLDVTAVHWPHRAEPMEVVAHLYSPKRNDILRLKTRTGDRGPVASLTPLWRSADWNEREAFDMFGVVFEGHPDLRRILMPEDYTDFPLRKELPLFRG from the coding sequence ATGGCCGAAGGCGAAAAGGCTGTCGAGCTCCTCAAGGCGCGGTTTCCGGACGCGGTCCTCGAAACGGCCTCGTTCCGTGACCAGTGGTGGGCGGTCGTCACCTCGAAGGATTGGTTCCGCGCGGCGCAGTGGCTCCGCGACGACCCGGAGACCGATTTCACCGTTCTGCTCGACGTGACGGCGGTCCACTGGCCTCACCGCGCCGAGCCGATGGAAGTCGTCGCCCACCTGTACAGCCCGAAGCGTAACGACATCCTCCGCCTCAAGACCCGTACCGGCGACCGAGGGCCGGTCGCCTCGCTGACCCCCCTCTGGCGCTCGGCCGATTGGAACGAGCGCGAGGCGTTCGACATGTTCGGCGTCGTCTTCGAAGGCCACCCCGACCTCCGGCGCATTCTGATGCCGGAGGACTACACCGACTTCCCGCTCCGCAAGGAGCTTCCGCTCTTCCGCGGCTGA